The stretch of DNA aactacaagctggtaactatcatgccaggaattttgtcctgcaatcttcaaaggtctataacgtctcataaggatgttattatcaagataaaaatatggtaacttactttcatcaacgtcatcttttactttatcaaagtattctttcaaactatcatcagacctttgatactctacaaattcatctgagggaatatcaacaagatcagcaaggactttttcacctaaggtactttgatccaccttacctgtgtgttcagtgtctctagaagttaaggttgtagacctggtgactacttggcagggaagctctactaccggagaaaactctttgcaagctttttcgatcactacttcaggctgcgtaatgataagactaggagtaccgttagtttgagccaagtcattaccaagtatcatgtctatgttcttgcaaggcaggtcagaatccaacaaggcgacattagttgaaccttaAAATAtggacaatcaagagaaatctgtacaataggtaaaaccttttgacaagtcaaatctgacacagttacatactgatctgttggtttagctaaatcttttaactttaagctaatgatagtttgagatgaccctgtatctctcaaaatttgcacgggaatatcatttactttaccaggatatgtaaatgctgtaaagtctgatagtGTTGAGCACAGTGAAgatttgggtccttgtgaaaaagcattaggagaagccttaccatgagatgctttgcattttggactaggacagtctttaatatgatgaccttctttcttacaaaaagtacaaacctggggggaagatgaaggtgaggacgaatgttgtttaagtttatgaatgagatggtaatcatcagctaatagggcagcccttttgccatctttttcttgtttttctctaataaactttgccacattagctggaatacgcctcaggaattcttctaaaactattaaattctttaattgttctaaagtagttatttgttccttatctatccatttattaaactgcttcaacttcaatgtgaaaaactctagataggtttgagcttggttcttcaaagtttgtctgaagatttgtctatacccttctgctgtaacactataagcatctaatatggcagttttaaagacttcataatccctttcttggacaagttgtgctgccacatatgcagcttttcctttgaaggagtttctgattaagagaacatattggtctctaggccagttgagagacgttgcagtgttttcaaaagtaattaaaaaaacatcaggatctttttcatcgaagacaggcaggagtttgcgtgctttactaaggtcaaaagcatcgggtagctgtttttctgccaacctttcttctattcttatggctgatagttccttttccaacagaactttttctttacgttttatttcaagtcttctttgctcagtttctactgcagcatttgcagcttcaagccttttttgttcagcttctagccTTTTTGTTCAGCCTCTACTGTTacctgctgcagttcaagttggagtttcaatttcactatctctgggtcttcagttatagtaacagtacgagcagcacctcgttcaagtgttaaaggccttaagggaagagcctcttcttcagttatgttaccactatttatcaggaaatctaatatctttcccaatagttcagctttcaccacagcatgaccaacagatattcttgcccttacagctatttggcgaagctggtcctttttagcttcctttagtgtatttaggtgctccctgggtgcacctaaaaatttctcaagatcaaaaggcatctctcaatactgataaaatggaaaatatcactggaaattatattactactatacacaagctttaagacttaaaaacgtcagggcattcatggatttatggtgcgaaggcacccacaaaccacaggaatttccttaatccttaagtcctacaatgttcagagattcacttaaatgaacaaggctttaataatccatgccaatcagaaaacttggttcaccaataataatcttgaataaaatatttttaatgaagtaaataattggaagtaccaacagttacctgaacaaggaataaacctttaaatatccatcgaggtggaacgaagttcttgaccacgtggtcgtaacgatatgaagccgaaatcctttaaagagcgaaggtcgtaccctgagtaagaggagcagaagttcctaaggaaggaatctttcaattccttatgatgaggttttgaatgcctcgaagcacctcgagaagttggggcgactatgaagatatcgctaagcgatggtagtcaacagagtcgagggttaaaagaatgacgaattctatgcggccattaccctgcctgcacgtcctccaaaatatcgttgtatgcttaagatgacgtgtagcaacacgacattctctaggtgaaagtgtgagcgcgctggagaacactatccggtggtggtcagttataaactagcaaaatatcactaatgcactacactcatgttgtccatcattttagagaaacaacaaaatgaatttcacaatccgtcaagatcgagcgtaagcgtaacacatacgtaagtacatcccggacacaggcccccaatttgtcacaacttcagctttccacttgactatttcataaattctcagtaatgagggcaacacttcatgtaggtacagtagatatattaggagaatgatcaaattaaagttgaaattaaacaaagactttacttattttaaatcacgtataaatatataacaaaataataacaaataaccacttaataaacactagaaacaaatgaagaattagccaccggataacgaactcaaaagtattaacttaaaAGAACTTgcaagtaaacatttccaaggattacatacgtaaaaataacaaaaggtaatttcatccatgctgtccgctacgatcagcaatcaatagatggcgctaaaattatacacaaaaataggtgtaattagaaatgctaaataatgatagtagggtta from Palaemon carinicauda isolate YSFRI2023 chromosome 5, ASM3689809v2, whole genome shotgun sequence encodes:
- the LOC137640455 gene encoding uncharacterized protein; translated protein: MILGNDLAQTNGTPSLIITQPEVVIEKACKEFSPVVELPCQVVTRSTTLTSRDTEHTGKVDQSTLGEKVLADLVDIPSDEFVEYQRSDDSLKEYFDKVKDDVDESKLPYFYLDNNILMRRYRPLKIAGQNSWHDSYQLVVPSNLRAALLDLAHSAESHLGIPKTYKRLLDDYYWPGMKADVKHHIESCHPCQVTGKPNQKIPPAPLVPITVPNSPFEKLITLRLMEPSNEYTRPLKTSCASTFVKLDETGMKTWICLCMYLGVHLMNRLEFLPSR